The Pleurodeles waltl isolate 20211129_DDA chromosome 7, aPleWal1.hap1.20221129, whole genome shotgun sequence genome includes a region encoding these proteins:
- the SOWAHA gene encoding ankyrin repeat domain-containing protein SOWAHA — MTEVSQETVLHFLLQEGGKVKNSELLGRFKPLLDSSDPSQKAANRERFKGFVNTLAVVKDEDGTKYVVLRKKYLQLLDAGEGVGSLDTAPLTPPITSSEESSSSKKTGDILHLRSSRDGTRAKDEEDDLPPMSRREATRRPRESTRSQGESSQSSYSTEEPSTTPAEEKPQTRSQGEWPCGPREGDSHPKVVPYTEAQDLENRETPQRRRAPQAVRRDCQESCSSPQEGSSAAGYRMPAAQASAGGVRNASLGGERRLSLGALDDYHSSLGYLSPESDPPPRRRSLDLLEQAINRARMLPTCAHTEEHEEAVQDLLTNDPSLAKIKEQSGDPHDPDQMRESVFTLVTRIDKAEPTSNPQMLTAEAKRRQHKEPAQKPFMLPLRCPPPPIRITQDENQHDIGTGQERTFLQNKEHFASSLSANMARPKSPHTKRRQHDETGARSPHLKRVSRSLKANEESKFSDTVPLESAEHDWLVKSTAGRWSHHLYGLLLNDSELIEKKDFMSGFTALHWAAKSGNSEMLTTLIEIAKKEGLKVDVNMKSFGGYTPLHVAAIHGREEVILKLVRNYDAKVHLRDWSGKKAHQYLQKSTSLAVRYILDDPSILIAGQGTPVKKNSKVAASILGSTSAFLGVLSEDIPFHELTKGLKKPPSLNKLLFNAPAGPKKKPKTRGSFASFSSLHEAEEEPDSSVGKRRPRSEFYSQ, encoded by the coding sequence ATGACTGAAGTCAGTCAGGAGACTGTGTTGCACTTCCTGTTGCAGGAGGGAGGAAAAGTGAAGAACTCTGAGCTACTGGGTAGATTTAAACCCCTTCTGGACTCCTCAGACCCCAGCCAAAAAGCTGCCAACCGGGAGCGCTTCAAGGGCTTTGTGAACACCCTGGCGGTGGTGAAGGATGAGGATGGCACCAAGTATGTGGTTCTCAGGAAGAAGTACCTGCAGCTGCTCGACgcaggggaaggggtgggaagCCTGGACACTGCTCCTCTGACCCCTCCTATCACCAGCAGTGAAGAGAGCTCTTCTAGCAAGAAAACTGGTGATATCCTGCATCTCAGAAGCTCCAGAGACGGGACCCGAGCCAAGGATGAAGAAGACGATCTCCCACCCATGAGTAGGCGAGAGGCAACCAGGAGACCCAGAGAGAGTACTAGGAGCCAAGGAGAGAGCTCCCAAAGTAGTTATTCCACAGAGGAACCCAGTACAACTCCTGCAGAAGAGAAACCCCAGACCAGGAGCCAAGGAGAGTGGCCCTGTGGACCAAGAGAGGGTGATAGCCATCCAAAGGTGGTACCATACACTGAGGCCCAAGATCTAGAaaacagagaaacaccacaaaGGCGCAGGGCTCCTCAAGCTGTTCGTAGAGACTGTCAGGAGAGTTGCAGTAGTCCCCAAGAGGGATCCTCTGCAGCTGGTTACAGAATGCCAGCTGCACAAGCTTCAGCAGGAGGTGTTCGGAATGCCAGTCTGGGTGGGGAGCGGAGACTCTCCCTTGGAGCTCTGGATGACTATCATTCTTCACTAGGCTACCTTTCCCCAGAATCTGACCCACCACCCAGGAGACGATCCCTGGACCTTCTGGAACAAGCAATTAACCGAGCCAGAATGTTGCCAACCTGTGCCCATACAGAGGAGCATGAGGAGGCAGTACAAGATCTTCTGACCAATGACCCTTCATTGGCAAAGATTAAGGAGCAAAGTGGAGACCCTCATGACCCTGACCAGATGAGAGAATCTGTCTTTACCCTCGTGACCAGGATAGACAAGGCAGAGCCTACAAGCAATCCACAAATGTTGACTGCAGAAGCAAAGAGGAGGCAACACAAAGAACCTGCTCAGAAACCTTTCATGTTGCCCCTTAGGTGTCCTCCGCCGCCCATCAGAATCACACAGGATGAAAACCAGCATGACATCGGCACGGGTCAGGAAAGGACCTTTCTTCAAAACAAGGAACATTTTGCATCATCCCTTTCTGCTAATATGGCTCGGCCTAAATCTCCTCACACGAAGAGAAGACAACATGATGAAACTGGGGCCAGATCCCCACACCTCAAAAGGGTGTCCAGATCATTAAAGGCAAATGAGGAGAGCAAGTTCTCAGACACTGTCCCACTGGAGTCTGCAGAGCACGACTGGCTGGTGAAAAGCACGGCGGGCCGCTGGTCCCATCACCTCTACGGTCTTTTGCTGAACGATTCCGAGCTAATCGAGAAGAAGGACTTCATGTCTGGGTTCACTGCACTCCACTGGGCAGCAAAGAGTGGCAATTCGGAAATGCTAACAACGTTGATTGAAATtgccaaaaaggaaggtttgaaagTTGATGTCAACATGAAATCCTTTGGTGGTTACACGCCTCTACACGTAGCTGCCATACATGGGCGCGAAGAGGTCATCCTCAAGCTAGTCAGGAACTATGATGCCAAGGTTCACCTcagggactggagtgggaaaaAGGCTCATCAATACCTGCAAAAAAGCACCTCACTGGCAGTACGGTACATTTTGGATGACCCAAGCATTTTAATCGCTGGTCAGGGCACTCCCGTCAAGAAGAACTCAAAggttgctgcttctatcctggggtCTACCAGTGCCTTCCTGGGAGTCTTATCTGAAGACATCCCTTTTCATGAACTCACCAAGGGCCTCAAGAAACCGCCATCTTTGAACAAACTGCTTTTTAACGCCCCTGCAGGACCGAAGAAGAAGCCCAAAACCAGGGGATCCTTTGCATCTTTTTCCTCCCTTCATGAAGCAGAAGAAGAGCCGGACAGCTCCGTAGGGAAGCGCAGGCCAAGATCAGAATTTTATAGCCAGTAG